One Streptomyces sp. B21-105 genomic region harbors:
- a CDS encoding Gfo/Idh/MocA family protein produces the protein MSFRWGIAGTGVIANSFADALGRLPDAHLVAVGSRSRKGADAFGEKHGIAARHRHASYEDLAADDTVDIVYVASPHSHHHEHTLLFLNAGRPVLCEKAFSLDAEQAAEMVAVSRERGLFLMEAMWSRFLPAYVKVRELLAEDVIGEVQSLEADFGFQFPADPEHRLFDRALGGGSLLDLGVYPLSLASMVLGTPDRVTAYGTLGSTGVDEHVAVLSGYDSGAVALAQSSMRANLGCTARITGTEGHIELPFLMHCPDELTVQTRGTTERLSLPAAREGDGDDTAGGGLHRQIRHVQERLRAGELESEIMPLDETVAVMRTLDTVRDQIGLSYTTH, from the coding sequence ATGTCGTTCCGCTGGGGCATCGCCGGCACTGGTGTCATAGCAAACAGTTTTGCGGACGCGTTGGGCCGGTTGCCTGACGCCCACTTGGTCGCCGTCGGCTCCCGCAGTCGGAAAGGGGCCGACGCGTTCGGCGAGAAGCACGGCATCGCCGCGCGACACCGGCACGCTTCGTACGAAGATCTGGCCGCCGATGACACTGTCGACATTGTCTACGTCGCATCGCCCCACTCCCACCATCACGAGCACACGTTGCTGTTCCTGAACGCGGGGCGTCCAGTGTTGTGCGAGAAGGCGTTCTCGCTGGACGCGGAGCAGGCCGCTGAAATGGTGGCTGTGTCCAGGGAACGGGGCCTGTTCCTGATGGAGGCGATGTGGAGCCGGTTCCTGCCGGCCTATGTCAAAGTCAGAGAACTGCTCGCCGAGGACGTCATCGGTGAAGTCCAGTCCCTGGAGGCCGACTTCGGCTTCCAATTCCCGGCGGACCCCGAACACCGTCTGTTCGATCGCGCGCTGGGTGGCGGTTCCCTGCTCGACCTGGGTGTGTATCCCCTATCGCTGGCCAGCATGGTGCTGGGTACGCCCGACCGGGTCACGGCGTACGGCACACTCGGCTCGACCGGCGTCGACGAGCATGTCGCTGTCCTCTCCGGGTACGACAGTGGGGCGGTCGCGCTGGCCCAGAGTTCCATGCGGGCGAACCTCGGTTGCACAGCCCGTATCACCGGCACCGAAGGTCACATCGAACTGCCGTTCCTGATGCACTGCCCGGACGAACTGACCGTGCAGACGCGGGGCACCACCGAACGCCTGAGTCTGCCCGCCGCCCGCGAGGGCGACGGCGACGACACGGCGGGCGGCGGCCTGCACCGCCAGATCCGGCACGTCCAGGAGCGGCTACGCGCAGGGGAGTTGGAGAGCGAGATCATGCCTCTGGACGAGACCGTGGCGGTGATGCGCACGCTCGACACCGTGCGCGACCAGATCGGCCTGAGCTACACCACTCACTGA
- a CDS encoding glycoside hydrolase family 1 protein — protein MPEPLIFPERFLWGAATAAHQVEGNNANSDWWEWETDPAPKAPMAGPSGMACDHFNRYKDDIALLAELGLNTYRFSVEWARVEPRQGEFDREALQHYADMVETCLTHGVTPMITLQHFTLPAWVTHAGAWTNAELPAWFTRYTRHVMEHLQNRAPYICTINEPGNMITRGYLGTFPTPPFVRNLDAFDAAASGVIAAHRNAREVIRELAPGVKVGMAHALQDWHANPGGVPAMEWARELHEDRFFAETADDDFIGVQTYTRLDVNAPRITKPLSAALLRSRRLTQSLALPYLRRQAAAVSAEGAPVGEGRRTQMGYLWAPEAVEATTRRVAGLFPGKEIVLTEHGVATDVDSERIDYIRAGLRVVHRLIGDGLPITGYVHWSLLDNFEWWDGYGPKYGLVAVDRSTQERVVKPSAHWYGDVARINRMPT, from the coding sequence GTGCCCGAACCGTTGATCTTCCCCGAGCGCTTCCTTTGGGGGGCCGCGACAGCCGCACATCAGGTCGAAGGCAACAACGCGAACAGCGACTGGTGGGAATGGGAGACCGACCCAGCGCCCAAGGCGCCCATGGCAGGGCCCTCCGGCATGGCGTGCGACCACTTCAACCGTTACAAGGACGACATCGCGCTGCTCGCGGAACTCGGACTGAACACCTACCGCTTCTCCGTGGAGTGGGCACGAGTCGAGCCCCGCCAGGGAGAATTCGACCGCGAGGCGCTCCAACACTACGCCGACATGGTCGAGACCTGCCTGACCCACGGCGTCACACCGATGATCACGCTGCAGCACTTCACGTTGCCGGCCTGGGTCACCCACGCCGGAGCCTGGACCAATGCCGAACTCCCGGCCTGGTTCACGCGCTACACCAGGCACGTGATGGAACATCTACAGAACCGTGCTCCCTACATCTGCACGATCAACGAGCCCGGCAACATGATCACGCGGGGGTATCTGGGCACCTTCCCGACTCCGCCCTTCGTCCGGAACCTCGACGCGTTCGACGCCGCAGCCTCAGGAGTGATCGCCGCACACCGCAATGCCCGAGAGGTCATCCGTGAACTCGCACCCGGCGTCAAGGTCGGCATGGCCCATGCGCTGCAGGACTGGCACGCCAATCCCGGCGGAGTCCCAGCGATGGAATGGGCTCGGGAACTCCACGAAGACAGGTTCTTCGCCGAGACCGCCGACGACGACTTCATCGGCGTCCAGACCTACACCCGCCTCGACGTCAACGCCCCCCGCATCACCAAACCCCTCAGCGCGGCGCTTCTGCGCAGCCGTCGCCTTACGCAGTCGCTCGCCCTGCCGTACCTGCGCCGCCAAGCGGCAGCCGTGTCTGCGGAAGGAGCACCCGTCGGCGAGGGCCGCCGCACCCAGATGGGATATCTGTGGGCTCCTGAGGCGGTCGAGGCCACGACCCGGCGAGTGGCGGGCCTCTTCCCCGGCAAGGAGATCGTCCTCACCGAGCACGGTGTCGCGACCGACGTCGACAGCGAGCGTATCGACTACATTCGAGCAGGTCTGCGCGTCGTGCACCGGCTGATCGGCGACGGACTGCCCATCACCGGCTACGTCCACTGGTCACTGCTGGACAACTTCGAGTGGTGGGACGGCTACGGCCCCAAGTACGGGCTCGTGGCGGTCGACCGCAGCACTCAGGAGCGGGTCGTCAAACCATCGGCACATTGGTATGGCGACGTGGCCCGGATCAACCGGATGCCAACATGA
- a CDS encoding LacI family DNA-binding transcriptional regulator, whose protein sequence is MAGEAAARPEGRVTSSDVAREAGVSRATVSFVLNGTKGQTISESTRQRVLEAAARLRYAPSAEARTLSRGRSDVVLLYQPPQLPLTDLGTLVEFLSAEFAAVGLTAVIHPWSRRPDGDVWTVITPVAVLAWDLPDNDVAAMRRNGVRAVVSLTAESDPVAQWIWGARENSIARLQVERLLRAGHRRLGYARPHDERLAEASEMRLKALQGACAEHGVPGPVALAVPCDEVGAGAAVEAWRGMTPAVTGVCAHDDVAALAVLAGLREQGLAAPSDLAVIGAVDSPAARLAAPPLTMVAVDMRDTARHLVEAIISLLDGRPVPIGPEVTRVIERRSV, encoded by the coding sequence ATGGCGGGCGAGGCCGCTGCTCGGCCGGAGGGCCGGGTCACCAGTTCCGACGTCGCCCGGGAGGCCGGAGTCTCCAGGGCCACTGTCAGCTTCGTGCTCAACGGCACCAAGGGGCAGACGATCTCCGAGTCGACGCGGCAGCGCGTCCTCGAAGCGGCGGCCCGGCTGCGCTATGCCCCCTCGGCGGAGGCCCGGACGCTCAGCCGCGGCCGGAGTGACGTCGTGCTCCTCTATCAGCCCCCTCAGTTGCCGCTGACCGACCTGGGCACACTGGTCGAGTTTCTCTCGGCGGAGTTCGCGGCCGTCGGGCTCACTGCGGTGATCCATCCGTGGTCCCGCAGGCCCGATGGTGATGTGTGGACCGTCATCACGCCCGTGGCCGTCCTCGCATGGGACCTGCCCGATAATGACGTCGCCGCGATGCGGCGCAATGGCGTACGCGCCGTGGTCTCTCTCACCGCCGAGTCCGACCCCGTCGCGCAGTGGATCTGGGGAGCCCGGGAAAACAGCATCGCCCGGCTGCAGGTCGAGCGACTGCTCAGGGCGGGGCACCGTCGGCTCGGCTACGCCCGCCCGCACGACGAACGCCTGGCCGAGGCGAGCGAGATGCGCCTGAAAGCACTGCAGGGAGCCTGCGCCGAGCACGGTGTGCCGGGCCCGGTGGCTCTGGCTGTTCCCTGCGACGAGGTGGGAGCCGGAGCCGCTGTCGAGGCATGGCGTGGGATGACCCCCGCCGTCACCGGCGTGTGCGCCCACGACGATGTGGCAGCCTTGGCCGTCCTCGCGGGTCTACGCGAGCAAGGACTAGCCGCGCCGTCGGACCTGGCCGTGATCGGCGCGGTCGATTCGCCGGCCGCACGCCTCGCAGCCCCGCCGTTGACGATGGTGGCAGTAGATATGCGGGACACCGCACGACATCTCGTCGAGGCGATCATCAGTCTCCTCGACGGACGGCCCGTCCCTATCGGTCCTGAGGTCACCCGGGTGATCGAGCGTCGCTCAGTCTGA
- a CDS encoding TetR/AcrR family transcriptional regulator: MARRERILEVAAELGADVAYERVQMQEVAKAADLALGTLYRYFPSKVHLFAALWKTHIDGFVEDCWQSPGNDPGATVGDRLVALTRSLLDRPLLCSAMVRAIAVDYSVNPDYHFRFAEDRLCRAVLHTLGRDASRPPLGRRFP; this comes from the coding sequence GTGGCACGGCGCGAACGCATTCTGGAAGTCGCTGCCGAGCTGGGCGCCGATGTGGCCTACGAACGAGTGCAGATGCAGGAGGTCGCCAAGGCCGCCGACCTGGCACTCGGCACGCTCTATCGTTACTTCCCCTCCAAGGTGCACTTGTTCGCAGCGCTGTGGAAGACGCATATCGACGGCTTTGTTGAGGACTGCTGGCAATCCCCTGGGAACGATCCGGGCGCCACCGTCGGCGATCGGCTGGTGGCCCTGACCCGGTCCTTGCTGGACCGGCCCCTGCTGTGCTCGGCGATGGTACGGGCCATCGCCGTCGACTATTCCGTCAACCCCGACTACCACTTTCGGTTCGCCGAGGACAGGCTGTGCCGGGCAGTGCTACACACCCTGGGCCGGGACGCCTCTAGGCCGCCTTTAGGGAGACGATTTCCGTGA
- a CDS encoding metal-sensitive transcriptional regulator has translation MELAMAAEELKTVVNRLRRAQGQIAGVIKMIEEGRDCEDVVTQLAAASRALDKAGFAIIATGLQHCLTDADMAASGDREQMRTRLEKLFLSLA, from the coding sequence GTGGAACTGGCGATGGCGGCTGAGGAACTGAAGACGGTGGTCAACCGGCTGCGCCGGGCGCAGGGTCAGATCGCCGGTGTGATCAAGATGATCGAGGAGGGGCGGGACTGCGAGGACGTCGTCACCCAGCTCGCCGCGGCGTCCAGGGCTTTGGACAAGGCCGGTTTCGCGATCATCGCCACGGGGCTGCAGCACTGCCTGACCGATGCGGACATGGCTGCTTCCGGTGACCGGGAGCAGATGCGTACTCGGCTGGAGAAGCTGTTCCTTTCTCTGGCCTGA
- a CDS encoding rhodanese-like domain-containing protein: MTTPTALATDEARTRLHELTIIDVRTPGEYAGGHLPGALNIPLDQIRRALPDIRHATDRGDVLVVCASGARSENACKILAENGVTTATLSGGTGAWAADGHELHRPQGASRATWGMERQVRLTAGVTVLLGLLLGLVVHPAFQLISAGIAGGLVYSALTNTCGMAAMLAKLPHNRPRAADLDNTLAALRNR; the protein is encoded by the coding sequence ATGACCACACCCACGGCCCTCGCCACCGACGAGGCGCGCACCCGCCTGCACGAACTGACCATCATCGACGTGCGCACCCCGGGCGAATACGCCGGCGGTCATCTCCCCGGCGCGCTCAACATCCCCCTCGACCAGATCCGGCGCGCGCTGCCCGACATCCGTCACGCCACCGACCGCGGCGACGTCCTGGTCGTCTGCGCCTCGGGCGCCCGCTCCGAGAACGCCTGCAAGATCCTCGCAGAGAACGGCGTCACCACCGCCACCCTGTCAGGAGGCACCGGTGCCTGGGCGGCCGACGGCCACGAGCTCCACCGCCCCCAGGGCGCCTCCCGCGCCACCTGGGGAATGGAGCGACAGGTGAGGCTCACCGCAGGAGTGACCGTGCTGCTCGGCCTGCTGCTCGGGCTCGTCGTCCACCCCGCCTTCCAGCTCATCTCCGCCGGCATCGCGGGCGGTCTGGTCTACTCCGCCCTGACCAACACCTGCGGCATGGCCGCCATGCTCGCCAAGCTCCCCCACAACCGCCCCCGCGCCGCCGACCTCGACAACACACTGGCCGCACTACGCAACCGCTGA